Sequence from the Megalops cyprinoides isolate fMegCyp1 chromosome 4, fMegCyp1.pri, whole genome shotgun sequence genome:
TTAAAACTTGACTGTGTGACTTACCGCAGATTTGAGTTCACCTTAATGGATATATGGTACTACTTCAGGTTGATTGATGGGGATGGTAGTGAGTAGGTACATCTTTCTTTGCAGCTGGAATCAGTTGCAACAATGGAACCAAGCAAAATGAAGGGTTTGAAAGTCAAAACGGTAGGATATAATGCCCTtgtcattttatacatttatataaatatgtattttgaatgCTAAACTTCCAGTGCATTTAAGATTTTGCTCAGTCCCTGTTTTTTGGTTATCAGCTTTTAGCTTCCcttgtatttacatttctgtttctacCTTTTTATTAGATCCTTATTTAACTCTTCCAgttttacttacttacttattcTTTTGTATTGTCAGTGATGTGTGTTGCACCTTTAGAAATGTGTAATTGGAGGCAGCATTAAGCACATGGAATTTGTTACCAGAAACCCATAATTTTTTGGAGGTAGACtttactgaaaactgaatgtATGAACTGAATGAGGTAGCTAAATATCTGCAGCTGCTTAATGCAGTTGGCGAGATCATTTTCAGAGTAGAGTCTGCAACCTGTGTTTCATACACTGCACTTtctgcagtgcactgcagtcttttgtaattataattaaataCTTATTTTTATATAGAATGTAATAATGGCTGTTATCGTATATGCTAAGTCAAATTTGCAGAAATGGTTTTAGATCATAACCTATGTAATGCATCAGTGCATTTATCAGATGAGGCCAGCACAGATTAGTTGTAAGCCAGTGGTCACACCTCCAAAAATGAGTTTCATATGGATGGGTGACCATTTGTTTAAGCACTCTGAAGATAGGAGGGGGGGGTTTCTCTATCTCTGATCTggtgcagagagggaaatggtAAATATCAGAAAGGCATTCCAAACAGTAGCTTCACTACAAGTGGAGGGTAAAATGGGGCATAGTCTGTTGAAACCTAGTAACAGCAATCTGATGGGGGGGTTGTTTTTCATGTAGACATGTATATCGTCATGCCTTCCCTGACCATGAGGAAGAACTCATTTTACATGTTCAAACTAGGCCTGGGCGATACAGCCGTCGTGATACATCGAATAgatatttttagcacaataacagctatccccagcaTGTGACGTTAGGTTTCctcccatatttttttttccctttaggcatacctgatgcgggagcacacctccagttttccgattccatgtgaaatgcttctgggggaaaaaactccactcgtatctattcaatgttgatatcacagcaacagcactatgctgcttccatgtggtagatagaaacacatggctacaaagataaagagtgaaaacatatgctatgtgtttttcagagctAATCGGTAAGTTAACAACATATAGATACGAGTGATATTgttctgccccggaagcatttcactgaactttggagtTGTGCTCCTGCATTATTATGACTAAAGGGAAGAAAATATGGGaaaaaacctaacgccacacaccggggatagctgttattgcgctaaaaatagctgttcGATGTATAGCGACGGCTGTATTGCCCAGCCCTAGTTCAAACATATTGGTAGTCTGCTTGTACGAGGATAGTTCTGGTATTCAGAGTGTCATCGATATtggaatgtaaaataaatgcgTAAAAGTCAAATGCCTGAGGGTTCCGAGATGAGACAGTGACCTTCAGCCatctgttatttttacatttctgtcaacaatgagggaaaaaaaaactattaaaattCAACTGTGTGTTTTGGAATGTTTCAGATACCTGCAGGGTTAGTTTTAATATGTTTTGGAGGAAATCTGCATTGCATTCAGATTTACCAAAATTAGGCTGGCAGTAGAGGGATATAATTTGGCTCAAATAGTCATTTATTTGtgctggaaatgtatttttgattcaATTTGTGTAGAGTGAGTTTAAATAATGTTATTCTGGTATTTAGGCAATGAAGGCATTTCCTGGAACAGTGGTGGAGGTATttttgaaaagagaaatgagGGTAGAGGTGAGCACATTATATTACTTGCTTATTTTTTCATGCATCAATTGATACATAGCAGCTGTGCTTTGCAAAATGATTTTGCCCAAGTGAAAGTTGGTGGACTAATCTGTTTAGCATTTATGATAGTCTAGAGTCTTTGTGAAGACTTGCAGTAGCAGAACGCTGGATTGAGTATGCTGATGTCAAGCTCAACCCCTCGTCCCTCATTTATCTCACAGGTAGTTTTTAGTGATTGCACTGATATTTACCTGAGGTATGCCATTCTTGTGTTTAGACAATGAAGGCAGCTTCTGGAACAGTGGGGGAGAGGGCTTTACTGGTAGAGGTGAGTACATtaaggtgcccccccccccccggtctgtGTTAAGAGATATTCTGAATTGCATATACTGGACTTTGGTTTAGAATCATAGTAAACTGATGGAGAGTGCAGTAGCACTAGTCATTACAAAGTTAACATAAAAGGCCAGATTGACCTTGCTGACCTCATGAGCCTAACCATTTGTTTAGATGATGGAGACAACTCTTGGAGCAGTCGGGGAGTGAGTTTTGGTGGAAGAGGCCGGAGTAGGggtgtgtatacatttaaatatgtctTTTTTCCCTTGATGCTTGATTAGTAAACTACTCAACATGACATTAATCTTTGTGTGTCTAAGATGGCAGATGTTGGTGCCCATCTGAAATTTGTCTTCTTATGCAACAGGTCGAGGGCTGAGGGgtagaggtggaggtggagctggagttGGATTTGGGAGCTCTTTCCCCTCAGGTATCATTTGCTTTATTTAGGGCAGTTGCGTAGGTTGCAGCAATCTGAGCAGTTTGATTTAGAAGGCTATAAATGCTTACAGTTTTTGACTGAAACAACCATTCTGTTTGAACATAAATGGTTGGGCACCTCTGTCTGccactttttcttttaacatatatatatatatatatatatatgtatatgtgtatatgtatatgtatatatatatatatatgatataatgtgtatatgtatataagtattcggatgcctgacaattacattgtaatgacattgtattcaaacacatatactttaatatagAGTTaatcccccttttgcagctgtaacagcttccactcttcttggaaggctttccacaagattttggagtgtttctgtgggaatttgtgcccattcattctgtagagcatttatgaggtcaggcactgatgttgggcaagaaggcctggctcgcaatctccgttccagttcatcccaaaggtgctggatggggttgaggtcagggctctgtgcgggccagtcaagtcAAAAGACAGAATGAATGCTCTGTGGaactgtctttgtctttcagaGTCTGGCTGTGCGTCACTAGTGCTGCCAATATGTTATACCCATGATGTTGAAATGACTGATTTCTGTTGAAAGGCATAGTTAGCAAATGTCTAGGAGTATGCAAGAGATTTGCAAGATACAATGCAGAATGAGTTTTGCGGTATATTTTGACCacagttaaatattaaatacttaAACCTTCCAATTGTTAAATTCGTGATCTATTTAAAGTGAAACATTGCCAAGTATTTTTTACAATGGCAAAATGCCATCTAATATTATGGTGTGGCTTTTTTTGTACAGTGGTAAAACTATATGTCTTAAACCTGCTACAGTGTATTCCACAAAAACATGGAATCTGAGCTTCCTAGCTAGGAATTGGGCATTTTCTTTACATTCTTTTAGAGGACATTCCTAGGGCATCGTGCTATTTCTGATAAGTGTTTTGCTCGTAAGCGCTATAGAATGCCAAGTGCTTTACTGCCAGGGTTTATTTGGCACACAGTATTCAAGGCTGTGTTGTGGCACATGAAATTTACTGGATAtacaaaagttaaaaattaCCCAAGTCCTTGCTTGTTAAGGTAATTTAGGTCAAAGGTGAGCAATTTCTCAGGTAATTTAAGTGAATGACCTTCAAGTCATTCAAGTAAAGCACTTCTGCATAGTTCGTACGGGTGACCCATTTATATAATTGATTTGATTAATGTAAAGCAGGAGTGGAAAAGCTTGTATATGAGAGAGGAAAGTAACACATTTGGCAGACTATATAGTACCTAAGATACAAGATTACAAATAACATAAGTAAGCATGCATTCAGCAATTACAGCAGATAAACTTCAAATGCAGTCCACACATTGGATAGCAGTAGAATTTGCAGTGTTGGTCTAGCCGCGTGTGTTTTGGTGATTAATCCCACCATTTGCAGGATATTCAGGTGATAGAGCAGCTATGTTCTGTTAAGGCTGATCTGAGGTTTGAAAAATGCTTTCGTGATATTTttgctgcagtcagtgctgatGTCAAAATTTGATTCAGATTGGAGACATGCATAACAATAACAAAGGTGTGTAGATGGTCCCATTTGGGTCAGTCTGATGAACGGGTGGTCATATGGCAATGAAATTCTCATTGTAACCGTGTCTTCCGTTGGCACATCattggataattttttttttttttttttttttaaatcaaaagaaTAAAGTCAGTTGACCAGTAATTTTATGTGAAGGTATTGTGCCCTCTGTTAGAGGAGAATCTAGTGCAAGTTACGGtcacatgttctctctctctctctctctctctctctctctctctctctctctctctctccctctctccctctctctctctctctctctctctctctcactctctcactctctctctctcactctctctaccGCAGGAAATGATGACAATGGAAACTTTGAAGGTAGATGCTTTTGTTTATGGGTGGCAGAATGCTGATCTCAGTACAGCTTTTGATAAGTTGGGATAATGGAAGGGAGCTGTGGCACATATAATTCGCAGAATGTcagtttgattgtgttttttacCTTTTAAGTCAACAAGTAATGTACATCATCACAAAGCTGGCTGGCTATCTTAAACACTGCATACTGAATTTAAATGTCCTCTGGAAACCAATGTATAGTAGGATATGAAATACGGTAAGTTACTTTGACTTAGTTTAGTGGTGGCTGTATTTTATCTTGTGAGTTTAATGATAATAAAGCTACCTCCCTCTTCAGTAATGTACGCTCATTTCTATCATGTTTAAAGACCCCAAAGAAGTAAATCAGCCATGTTTTACAGTAACTAATCAGATGCGttttcaataaatgttttctgctgaaaaataaactCCTGAAGTGATTGTGCCATACCCATGATTGTCCAACAGTTTGATGTATTGCATTTCAGGCAATGATGGAAGCTTCCGGAACAGTGGAGGTGGAGTTCAGGGACTAGGCAATGCACGgggtaaatacattttatcacTTGTTGAATTCCCTTTGATTACTTTACCCTTGAAACATTTGTGTGATtgttataataacaataataataataaaaacaatgataataataataataataataatattcagtTGTGCAGCTCTAGTTTAGTGTTTTTGGTAAAagggtcattttttttcctattcaaAACTGAGTTTTCCTGCTTTaggaaaaaacattcataaatagAAAGTAGTCCTTGATTTCAGGTGTCGCAGTCAGTTGAGCATTATGCTTGTTTTGGCCCTTGAGCTTTTATCTCTGCTCTGGAGCAGAGTGAGTCTTGGTATGTCTGGAACAACGGACACTGAATTTGAACAGCCATAAATTTGTAGTGTTTATAATCAAACTGTTCAGAGACGCTACTTGTTAATaatagaaatgcatttaaaatataagatcTCTGACATTCCTTTGGTTAGTTTGAGATTTATGTGCATTTAGTAATGTCTGCAATTTAATCTTTTAAACTACATGAATTTTTGATCCtgtttaaaaatctaaaatgttgTCATGGCAGCGTTTCATAACTTGCCAGAAAATGggtgattcattttcattcatgtttagTGCTGAATAGAATATTTCGTTTTTTGATTTATGAaggttttattgttttcctttgagTGAGAAGGCATTTCTTTGTGTCCTTTTGCAGTCTTTATTTAGATATTAATGATGTGCCACTGGAGACCTCTGTATATTTAGATTAACGGAATTATTATTAGTTACACTTTGTAGTCCTAATTCATTTGAGCTAAATATAAGGTCTTTAGtctaataaatatttaacagatATGTTTAGAAGTAACACtagctgaatatttatgcaAGCTTCCAGAAATAACTTCACGTCAGTAAAATTTATGGTGTCCTTTTGCCATCCTTGATTGTTCGAAGGGCCATTTAGGATCCAGGGGGTACCACACTGTGCAAGTTAAAATGAAGTTTCATTCAACCTGTTTGTATGATtttgtgtatgtaaaatgtgtatgttgtgtgcTTCACAAAACTGGTATTTATGATGGGGCTGCCATTTGGAAAACGCTTCTAACCAAGGCCAATCCAACAACacataacctggtgtaatgagctCAAAATCTAGATTTCTAAGCAGTGGAAGAACTGCTAAAGGCTTTCAAGGATGGCTTCATGAACACTAAGATAAAGCCAAAAGCCTTCTGTACCCTCCCCTGTCACTAGATCCAAGCCTCTAAGCATTGAactatattatataaaattttattttataaaatatatttccctCCAGCCTCCCTTGGCTGCAAGGTGCCTCACCTCTGAATACACAAATGGCTTGGTAACTGTAAGTCAGTTGTAGTGGTGATGCAGTTTGAGGTGAGCGTGCTGGGTCAGAGAGAATTGCAGAACCTGTGCAGGAGGTTGGTGGTGTTCCCATTCCTGTGTGTGCTCTCCTACAggtggaagagggagaggaggataCAGGAACAACTCCTCTTCAGGTAAtctgagcagaaaagcatctgaTCAGATTGGACTTTTCAAgttcaaaatgtaaataagagATGTTTGCTTTTATCCTGTTGCATACGATAAAGGCAATCATGGTTTGTCTTGCTTAACTagcattgtctgtttttgttttctccaggGAAAGATGATAATGGCAATGATGAAGGTATGGTTTTATCTTTTGTGCTTTCTTGATCTTCACTAAATTTGTTTTGTGACTGGAAATAATACCAATTGTATTTATATGCTTGAAATCTGCAAAAGCAATTTGGAGTAACTTCGCTTAATTTTAGAACTTCATGTTCCTTTGCTATAGCATCCATATTAAaaattttttctttatttaataaCGAAGGTGAGCTCACCTTTTATGGTTAACCTATTTCAGGCTAATTCTTGTGCAAATCTCAGAGGGATTATAGCTGATGACATTTACAAATCATGATGTAACTCATCAttttgttggcaaatgacacagctgattTCAAAGCTGTGCAGTAGGGGTGAGCCTGCACATGAAACAAGCATTTACCGTTTGACCCACCTTGAGCCCCTAAGAATGTTGGAGTTTGTTTATAGTcatgtgaatacattttatactgtacagtacgtgtgtgtgttacagcagtATATGAAAACGCTTTCTTTTGAATGCGTCACCTGCAGGGTTCGGTAGTGGTTTTGGAGGCAGAGGCGGTCGCGGAGGCCGAGGGGGCTTCAGTCGCGGTAGGTCTGATGCAGGCGGTCTGTATCATTGTGTGCTGCAAGGGGGGGGTCTGTGGCTTAGGGTCCACTGTTTTCATCTTCTAAGTGAGCATTTGGTTCCCACTTGAAGAAGAAACTGAAGAAATTGTAAATGGCGTCTTCACACATTGTCAAGTTTATCAATTTCATTCTCTTCATCTGGGCTGATATACCGTGTAATGTTGCTGATTGATATTTATAGATAAAACTGCATTAGCTGTAGTAATACCAGATTTATTGTTTTAACATTAATACTTCTTAGTTGTAAACAATATCCTGGCAATAATATTTAAGTCCAGTATTTACATGATATGTATTATAGACTCACTTATCCAGAGCCATTTGCAAAGGTACACCAGTGCATATATGACCAAAATATGTCTGTTATTTTAACTAGCactgtattgtattgcattcatttaggcAAATGCATAATAAAACTATTATTTGATTATTGTCAGGAAAGGTGATAAACCAAATTCTCTAATTTGGGCATAATCTCTTTAATTCAGTTTGAATTTCTATAGTGTACTGTACTCTGTTACTTTCATTTAAGTATCAGTtcagaaaaacactgatttaaatAACTGTCAGTGTATCAGTACACGAGTCCACAACTAGGGTGAAAAATGTGTGGTGAAAAACTCAAACATTTCATGTCTCAAGTAATTCCTGTAGTTTTGCTATTCTACCAGCAGGTGGCACCCACCACAGTTGGGTTAGATGTTGGGGCTTGTAAGGGACCGACAGCAGGCATCAAGCAGACGTGGCCGTAAAGCATGTGTACAGGGTGGGATGGGGGTGTAAGCTCAGTAGTGGAACTAGTGGGTATTGAAAAGCTGTACATGTGTTCATCTTCACTTTAGATTGTGGTGATCAACTGGGAGGAAGAAGAGGTGGTAGAGGAGGTGGAGGTAACCATCTGTCAGGAAAAATTAATTTGTTCCTTTCTATTGGCTTATTGTAATCTCTGAGCAAATGTTTCGAAACGTGCCTAAATGATATGGCAAATATACAcaggtttaaaatgtaataatatgaaATTGGATGTAAAGATTTATTTTGATTGGTAGTGTAATTTTTGTGAGTGTAAATGTTAAGTTCTGCGTTTTAGTAAATTAAAGGCCAAGTAAAGCCAAGAGGACTTTTGGAAGTAGAACCAGATGTCATCTCACAGAGAAAAGAGTATCTGTTTAGAGCAAAGAATCACCGCTCTGATGTGATTGCAGACATTGTCTTTGCTCATGCTGCTGtccttttccctctccatcAGGTTACAGAGGAAGAGATGAGGAGGTGTTCTGTAAAGGTTCAGTAGAGCATGTGTGGTATTTGTATTTCTAATGAAATGATGTTGTTTGACCTCTgatgttttgtgtgcatttaaagTCATTAAACCGCAAGGTGtgattttgatcatttcagGGTCAGACATGAATGAAGGCGGAGGTGAAGGTAAAAATATAGGTTTGTATGTTCTGACTATGTTAACATGCTCCAGTAACTTCCTCATATTGTCTCATTAGGTAATAGAGTACTTGTGTGATATTGGTGTAATTTCATGTACAGCTTTGATGCAATAAGACCATggacatacacatataaaatgcTCCACTTTTGAGAGTTTTTTAGAGACTTGTAAAGTGATTCCTACAAGTTATTCCTATGGGGTAGAATACACTGTGTTTGCAACATTTGGTCCTTGCAGGCCTTGGCAGGTcatgaatgtaaaatgtctgtCCAGTGGCAGATGACGTCTCGTGTTCTAATTCGGGTATCTGTCCCCTTCAGGTCCCAGAGTGGTCTAtgtgcctcctcctccccctgagGAGGAGGACTCCATCTTTGCTCACTATCAGACAGGGATCAACTTCTCCAAGTATGATGAAATCTTGGTGGATGTCAGTGGCAGCAACCCTCCTCAAGCCATCCTGGTGAGCTTGGATAGTAatagtgattgttttttttttattattattattattattgctgggGTTGGAGGTGGGTATGCTGGTCAGGGTTTCCTCGCCACACCACCCTCAGTTACAAGTGTTCaggtgcctgcaagttgcttTGACACCAGTGGAGTAGCTCCTATGCTCCAACTGGAGCAAGCGTCACTGTGGTGCCCTATGTGTAGTGCAAAAAAACTaaaaccgtgtgtgtgtgtgtgtgtgtgtgtgtgtcttatgtttgtacatacactatatggacaaaagtatttggccacacctgcttttcagggtttgggctaggccccttatctccaatgaagggcaatcttaatgcttcagcataccaagacattttggacaatgctatgcttccaactttgtggctacagtttggggaaggcccttttctatcCCAACATGACtctgccccagtgcacaaagcaaggactataaagacatggtttgatgaggtgggtgtggaagaacttgactggcccgcacagagccctgacctcaaccccattcagcacctttgggatgaactggaacggagattgcgagccaggccttgtcgtccaacatcagtgcctgacctcataaatgctctacagaatgaatgagcacaaattcccacagaaacactccaaaatcttgtggaaagccttcccagagGAGTGGAAGCTGTTCTAGCTGCAgaagggggaccaactccatattaaagtatatgtgtttgaacacaatgtcattacaatgtaatggtcaggtgtccgaatacttttgtccatatagtgtatatgtatgtatatatatttgtatgcattCATGCTGCAGTCAGTCTGTCCATTGACACCCGTTTCTTCCCTGGTGGTAGACGTTTGAGGAGGCCGGCCTGTGCGAAACGCTGAGCAGGAACGTGAGCAAGTCCGGCTACGCGAAGCCGACGCCCGTCCAGAAACACGGCATCCCCGCCGTCATGGCGGGGCGGGACCTGATGGCCTGCGCGCAGACCGGCTCGGGCAAAACGGCAAGTCGGCCGGGAAACTCGTCACTGCCCGTGCTCGTTCGCGCCTCGttcgcgcccccccccccccccccccccccccgccgtcTCCCGTAAACCctcgccctctcctcctcaggcCGCCTTCCTGCTGCCCATACTGCAGCAGCTGATGGCCGACGGCGTGGCAGCCAGCCGCTTCAGCGAGGTCCAGGAGCCAGAGGCCATCATCGTGGCCCCCACCAGGGAGCTCATCAACCAGATCTACCTGGAGGCCAGGAAGTTCGCCTACGGGTACGGCGCATGCATCCTAAATATATTTTGCAGGTGTCAAGCTTGGCTTCCTGGCCCTGCTCCATTTACTtattcattaatatatttttctgaagCCATGTAATTACTTCAGATCAAAATGGTTAACGAAAATCGAAGCGAAAATACAGCCAAAAAATGATTCACGGATAAGTGAGCATTGTTCACCGTTTGATTACGGTAATTTGCGTGTGcagttcatttgaatttaattcCGTTCTGAGTGAAATATCAGTTGTATTGCTGCCCTTGAAGCtatactgcattttaaaattgtaggAAACAACGAAACAAGCAAACGGTTTAAAACAATACCAGACTTGCTGGTGCCCTAAAATAATGGAGAGCCGGAGAGAATGAGCTTGctaatttttaaagaaagaaggTGGAACTGATTTCATCAGAGTGTTTCTCAGAAGAGTAAATGTTTGCGTTACCACTCGGCGGTTGCTGTGATGTGAGTCCAGCTTTGTGAATTGCTTTACGCTGGTATTGTTTCAGAACGTGCGTGCGTCCGGTGGTGGTGTACGGAGGAATCAGCACAGGCCACACAATCCGTGAGGTGCTGAAGGGATGCAATGTGCTGTGTGGGACACCAGGCAGACTGCTGGACATTATCGGCCGAGGAAAGGTAATGAGTAGCATTCAGTAGCAGAAAATGTAACTGGCTGTAAATCCAAAAGTGTTTCCAAAAGATGACCTCTAACCTTGTTTGGAACTTGTCTCAGGCAGTATCGCAGCACTGTTAGTTTCAGTTCAATTAGTTGAATGAATGTTATGAAACATCAGGGAAAAAAGGACTATTAATTATTTCAGTCTTATctaaacaaatactgtattggCCCAAATATAAGTCAGTCCTGATAATAAAGAACTTGTCCATCCCCTGTCAGgggaattatttaaaaatgacaaaaaattatCGTACAAACGATAATTGTCCGAAGATAATGGGACATAAGGCTAAGATGAAGGACTCGCAAGTATTTGTAAAGGCGGATATATTGTAACTGCAGGTGCAGGGTGCCAGAGAAATTGATTAAAATCAACTACTTGTAAAAGTTTGGAATGACAAGTCAATACAGTTTGCTTGCTACATACATGTGCACTAAATGTGCACAAGCAAGATTTGTCGTACAGTAAGTGAGTTtcattgtttggtttttaaagagaggaattttaaaaaggaacattttggCCCACAGTGTCATCTTTTACCTTATTAGCGGTAGCTGTACCTATTTTGCcttgtttgtgaatatttatgcTAGttgattttaaattgttttggaGAGTGGGAAATGCCTTATTTGGGCCAATATGTCCGTTTCAGACACAGATAATTAATACATTGTGGTCACAGTGATACCAATATGAACTGAGATGGTCAGCCTCTGTCGGTGGAATGTCCCAGGTTGGTTTGAGCAAAGTCAGGTACCTGGTGCTGGACGAGGCTGACCGCATGCTGGACATGGGCTTTGAGCCCGACATGCGCAAACTGGTGGGGTCGTCGGGCATGACTTCTAAAGAGGAACGCCAGACACTCATGTTCAGTGCCACCTACCCTGAAGACATCCAAAGGTGTGTTCTACTACCAAACATGCTAAGCCTGTATAATATTCGGTCTGTATCCCATACACAATTTCACTTGGAAAGAGGAAGGTCCTTTTACATTGCTGTGTTTGTCTGATGTCACAGGTTGGCTGCAGATTTCCTGAAAAGAGACTACCTCTT
This genomic interval carries:
- the ddx4 gene encoding probable ATP-dependent RNA helicase DDX4, with the translated sequence MPFLCLDNEGSFWNSGGEGFTGRGLRGRGGGGAGVGFGSSFPSGGRGRGGYRNNSSSGKDDNGNDEGFGSGFGGRGGRGGRGGFSRGRSDAGGRRGGRGGYRGRDEEVFCKGSDMNEGGGEGKNIGPRVVYVPPPPPEEEDSIFAHYQTGINFSKYDEILVDVSGSNPPQAILTFEEAGLCETLSRNVSKSGYAKPTPVQKHGIPAVMAGRDLMACAQTGSGKTAAFLLPILQQLMADGVAASRFSEVQEPEAIIVAPTRELINQIYLEARKFAYGTCVRPVVVYGGISTGHTIREVLKGCNVLCGTPGRLLDIIGRGKVGLSKVRYLVLDEADRMLDMGFEPDMRKLVGSSGMTSKEERQTLMFSATYPEDIQRLAADFLKRDYLFLAVGQVGGACSDVEQNVVQVTQYSKREHLLDLLQATGTERTMVFVETKRKADFIATFLCQENIPTTSIHGDREQREREQALGDFRTGKCPILVATSVAARGLDIEHVQHVVNFDLPSGIDEYVHRIGRTGRCGNTGRAVSFFDPHTDTPLARSLVKVLSGAQQEVPPWLEEIAFSAHGTTGFNPRGKVFASTDTRKGSGSFQRGMQQPAHGNQAEDEETWE